Proteins from a genomic interval of Clostridium sp. 'deep sea':
- a CDS encoding LysR family transcriptional regulator, with protein sequence MNIEVLKTFKVVMERGSLTAASRVLGLSQPAVSMQIASLEEYFGAKLLYRTARGVDLTDAGEHVLELAEKFEKSILDTQNSVAEAQEELDGVLKIAASNIPGMYILPHYVSEFQKYHPKVKVLLEIQNTRKAVDRLLSGDVHIAATGEKLNNDCIEYLPIKQDKIVLIAPKDLNVSQISCLKDLQKQKYPLIRRMQGSATFRTVNGFLKKNNINVQHLNVLSEVNSVIPQINSVVAGSGLAFVSYAAAKQSIDLQLVKIVSIKEMPLERTLYAIVKNTCDRSRVGSAFWQLLLNGGK encoded by the coding sequence ATGAATATAGAGGTTTTAAAGACTTTTAAAGTTGTAATGGAGCGTGGTAGCTTAACAGCAGCTTCAAGGGTATTGGGTTTAAGTCAACCTGCAGTTAGTATGCAAATAGCTTCACTAGAAGAATATTTTGGTGCAAAACTGTTATACCGAACAGCACGTGGTGTAGACTTAACTGATGCAGGAGAGCATGTGTTAGAGTTAGCAGAAAAATTTGAAAAATCAATTTTAGATACTCAAAACTCGGTAGCAGAGGCGCAGGAAGAGTTAGATGGTGTACTAAAAATTGCAGCTAGCAATATTCCTGGCATGTATATATTGCCTCACTATGTTAGTGAGTTTCAAAAATATCACCCTAAAGTTAAGGTATTGTTAGAGATTCAAAATACCAGAAAGGCCGTAGATAGGCTATTATCTGGAGATGTTCATATTGCAGCGACAGGTGAAAAATTAAATAATGATTGTATAGAGTACTTGCCTATAAAACAAGATAAAATTGTTTTAATTGCTCCAAAAGACTTAAATGTTTCTCAAATAAGCTGTTTAAAAGACTTGCAGAAGCAAAAATATCCGTTAATAAGAAGAATGCAAGGCTCAGCAACCTTTAGAACAGTGAATGGTTTTTTGAAAAAAAATAATATTAATGTTCAGCATCTTAATGTATTAAGTGAGGTTAATAGTGTTATTCCACAAATAAACTCAGTGGTAGCTGGTAGTGGTTTAGCATTTGTTTCTTATGCTGCAGCTAAACAATCTATTGATTTACAGCTTGTAAAAATTGTGAGCATCAAAGAAATGCCTCTTGAAAGAACTCTATATGCCATAGTAAAAAATACATGTGACAGAAGTAGAGTTGGCAGTGCATTTTGGCAGCTTTTACTGAATGGAGGGAAATAG
- the selD gene encoding selenide, water dikinase SelD, whose amino-acid sequence MIKDIKLTSMTKGGGUSSKIGPGALSNVLNGINKMQNKNVLVGLETADDAGVYKINEEQALVQTVDFFTPIVDDPYLFGQVAATNSLSDVYAMGGKPLTALNIVAFPINCVDSGVLRAVLDGGASKIVEAGVSLLGGHTVEDQEPKYGLSVTGIVHPQKYWSNAAAKEGQILILTKSIGTGIIASAVKGGLVDEKSIDVYHENMITLNKYAADILKNYHVTGVTDITGFGLLGHCLEMAEASNVTISITAKAVPLLPQTVEMAEMGLLTAGGYNNLAYAGERIEFNSDVPEIMHDVLFDPQTSGGLLAAVDVNELPLIIDEFNKNENFIAVIGKVLPRGNKAITVE is encoded by the coding sequence ATGATTAAAGACATTAAGTTAACATCTATGACAAAGGGCGGAGGCTGATCAAGCAAAATTGGGCCGGGTGCCTTATCAAATGTATTAAATGGAATTAACAAAATGCAAAACAAAAATGTATTAGTGGGTTTAGAGACTGCCGATGATGCTGGTGTTTATAAAATAAATGAAGAGCAAGCGTTGGTGCAAACAGTAGATTTCTTTACCCCAATAGTAGATGACCCTTATTTATTTGGACAAGTCGCCGCCACTAATTCTTTAAGTGATGTATATGCTATGGGAGGAAAGCCTCTTACAGCCCTTAATATTGTGGCCTTTCCCATCAACTGTGTTGATTCAGGAGTTCTTAGAGCAGTTTTAGATGGTGGTGCAAGTAAAATTGTTGAAGCAGGAGTATCGCTGCTTGGCGGTCATACAGTAGAAGATCAAGAACCTAAGTATGGACTAAGTGTTACAGGCATAGTGCATCCACAAAAATACTGGAGTAATGCTGCCGCTAAAGAAGGTCAAATACTTATCTTAACCAAATCAATTGGCACAGGTATTATTGCTTCAGCAGTAAAGGGTGGCTTAGTGGATGAAAAAAGCATTGATGTATATCACGAAAATATGATTACCTTAAATAAATATGCAGCTGATATTTTAAAAAACTATCATGTTACAGGCGTTACTGATATAACAGGGTTTGGTTTGTTGGGACACTGCCTTGAAATGGCCGAGGCTAGTAATGTTACAATTTCAATAACAGCTAAAGCTGTTCCGTTATTACCTCAAACAGTTGAAATGGCAGAAATGGGCTTGTTAACAGCTGGTGGCTATAATAACTTAGCTTATGCCGGGGAAAGAATTGAATTTAATAGTGATGTGCCCGAAATAATGCACGATGTGCTATTTGATCCACAAACTTCGGGTGGCTTATTGGCAGCTGTGGACGTAAACGAGCTACCATTAATAATTGATGAGTTTAATAAAAATGAAAACTTTATTGCTGTTATTGGTAAGGTGTTACCCAGAGGCAATAAAGCAATAACAGTTGAGTAG
- a CDS encoding type III pantothenate kinase, with the protein MLLAVDIGNSNIVLGLFKNQKLTRTLRFETYDTETWKKQITALERPSAVMIVSVVPKIEIMLREFLQSIKITTQQIFCSNTREIGGIFFEKNGVKPQELGADLYVNAVANLHLFKKRCLSVDLGTASKFCVIEANGLYKGTTIVPGMKLSLNALVKKAPLLPEITLDAPTKIINNATVPCLQSGIFYGYCALVDGLIKKIKKEQGDLFVILTGGIGKLLHEFLTEIDVFMPNLTLQGAEILYRMMTDDKHV; encoded by the coding sequence GTGTTATTAGCAGTAGATATAGGTAATTCGAATATTGTTTTGGGATTGTTTAAAAATCAAAAATTGACACGAACCCTACGCTTTGAAACATATGATACAGAAACATGGAAAAAGCAAATAACAGCATTAGAAAGGCCTAGCGCAGTTATGATAGTTTCTGTTGTTCCTAAAATAGAGATTATGTTAAGGGAGTTTTTACAATCAATAAAAATTACTACTCAACAAATATTTTGTAGTAACACCAGAGAAATAGGTGGAATATTCTTTGAAAAAAATGGAGTTAAGCCTCAAGAGCTTGGTGCAGATTTGTATGTAAATGCTGTTGCTAATTTGCATTTATTTAAAAAACGGTGTTTAAGTGTTGACTTAGGAACTGCCTCTAAATTTTGTGTTATTGAAGCCAACGGATTGTATAAAGGCACTACTATTGTACCAGGTATGAAGCTTTCACTTAATGCTTTAGTAAAAAAAGCACCACTTTTACCTGAAATAACACTTGACGCGCCGACAAAAATAATTAATAATGCAACAGTACCCTGTTTGCAATCGGGGATCTTTTATGGTTACTGCGCATTGGTAGATGGCCTTATTAAAAAGATAAAAAAAGAGCAAGGAGACCTATTTGTTATATTAACAGGTGGAATTGGTAAACTATTACATGAATTTTTAACTGAAATAGATGTTTTTATGCCTAATTTGACCTTGCAAGGAGCAGAAATTTTGTATAGAATGATGACAGATGATAAACACGTTTAG